TCGCCAAGGAGCTGCCCACGGTCAAGCGCGTGCTCATCGACGAGCGAGACCGGCACATGGCCGACGCGCTCCGCGCCCTCCATGCGGCCAAGGGGGAGGTCGTCGCCGTCGTGGGCGACGGGCACGTGGACGGCCTCGGCCGGCTGCTCCAGGATGTGCCCCTCGAGATCGTTCGCCTCCGGGAACTCCAGCAGCCCCTCCCGCCCGGGAGCTCCGCGTCCGCGAGCATCTCCTACCGCCTCTGACGGGGCCGCCGGGGGATCCATCGCGGGACCGCGTCCCGGTACCGCCGGTACGCGTCCCCGTACCGGCGTTCCAGGGTTCGCTCCTCGATTCGGACGATGAATTGGACCGGCACGCCGAGGAGGAGGACGAGGACCACCGCGGCCGGCGACGCGACCAGGAGCGCCACGCCGAGAGAGGCCAGAGCGTGGGAGAGGATGATGGGATTGCGCGTCCAGGCAAACGGGCCTTGGGTCACGAGCCTCCGCGGCGGAACGAGCGGGTTGGGCGTCCCCCCACCCGTCCGCACGAAGAGGAGGAAGCACCACGCGCTCCCGCCGGCGCCCAGGG
This genomic window from Thermoplasmata archaeon contains:
- a CDS encoding isoprenylcysteine carboxylmethyltransferase family protein codes for the protein MTSRAAAWLESVVLFLALYAGVPWVGLALDARLHWPPIPDLGRVVGIAPLALGAGGSAWCFLLFVRTGGGTPNPLVPPRRLVTQGPFAWTRNPIILSHALASLGVALLVASPAAVVLVLLLGVPVQFIVRIEERTLERRYGDAYRRYRDAVPRWIPRRPRQRR